In Streptomyces nodosus, one DNA window encodes the following:
- a CDS encoding TetR/AcrR family transcriptional regulator, which yields MGKVGRPRNQTARREALVSAAGRAIAERGLEGLRIKDIADAAGVSQGSVLYYYPELDDLVLEVHRGAVENFLASRQRTYDEALPGTPVARLRALLESGLPDTAEDPVHGLLYELHRRAGRSPGHAELMASLFAREVALYTTALEVGAATGVFALTASAHDLAHGIVALEDGYGLHIISRNAALRLDRARNLMLAHARVVTGCAEL from the coding sequence ATGGGGAAAGTCGGCAGACCACGCAACCAGACCGCGCGCAGAGAGGCTCTGGTCTCCGCCGCGGGGCGGGCCATCGCGGAGCGCGGCCTCGAAGGCCTGCGCATCAAGGACATCGCGGATGCGGCGGGCGTCTCCCAGGGTTCGGTGCTGTACTACTACCCCGAGCTCGACGACCTCGTCCTGGAGGTGCACCGGGGAGCGGTCGAGAACTTCCTGGCCTCCCGGCAGCGGACCTACGACGAGGCGCTCCCGGGAACCCCCGTGGCACGCCTGCGCGCACTGCTGGAGAGCGGACTGCCCGACACCGCGGAGGACCCGGTCCACGGGCTTCTGTACGAGCTGCACCGGCGGGCCGGCCGCAGCCCGGGCCACGCCGAGCTGATGGCCTCGCTGTTCGCCCGTGAGGTCGCCCTCTACACGACGGCGCTGGAGGTCGGGGCCGCGACCGGCGTCTTCGCTCTCACGGCGAGCGCGCACGATCTGGCGCATGGCATCGTGGCGCTCGAGGACGGCTACGGCCTGCACATCATCAGCCGCAACGCCGCCCTGCGGCTGGACAGGGCCCGCAACCTGATGCTGGCCCATGCACGCGTGGTCACCGGCTGCGCGGAGCTGTGA
- a CDS encoding aldehyde dehydrogenase produces MTTYPHWRQRAADFTPRTRLFIGGAWTDPADDRWFPTVNPATGKTTAQVAAGSAADVDRAVAAARTSFEDGRWSRTPPAERKRVLLALARLIEENGEELALCDTLDMGKPIAESHGTDVPGAAGVFAWYAESVDKLYDEVAPAPPGNLALVRRAPLGVVGAVVPWNFPLDLASWKLAPALAAGNSVVLKPAEQSPLSALRLAELAVEAGLPDGVLNVVPGPGETTGRALGLHPDVDTLVFTGSTAVAKRFLAYAAESNMKQVWPEAGGKSPNLVFADADLEAAAERAAWGFAYNAGQVCSANTRLLVEASVLEEFTARVADHARGWLPGDPLDPATRLGPLVDEAQVVRVLDAVRSSGGTLVCGGTRPDRDGAYLDPTVVTGLAPDAPLVREELFGPVLTVLPFHDEAEAVRLADDSAYGLAASVWTRDLGRAHRVADALRAGTVSVNTVDALSPVTPFGGFKQSGHGRDLSLHSFDKYTGLKTTWIAYG; encoded by the coding sequence ATGACGACGTACCCGCACTGGCGGCAGCGCGCCGCCGACTTCACGCCCCGCACGCGCCTGTTCATCGGCGGTGCGTGGACCGATCCGGCCGACGACCGGTGGTTTCCCACCGTGAACCCGGCCACCGGCAAGACCACCGCCCAGGTGGCGGCCGGCTCGGCCGCCGATGTCGACCGTGCCGTGGCCGCGGCCCGCACCTCCTTCGAGGACGGCCGCTGGTCGCGCACCCCACCGGCGGAGCGCAAGCGGGTCCTGCTCGCCCTGGCCCGCCTCATCGAGGAGAACGGCGAGGAGCTCGCCCTGTGCGACACCCTCGACATGGGCAAACCCATCGCCGAGTCCCACGGCACCGACGTGCCCGGCGCGGCCGGAGTCTTCGCCTGGTACGCCGAGTCCGTCGACAAGCTCTACGACGAGGTCGCCCCGGCACCGCCCGGCAATCTGGCCCTCGTCCGCCGTGCCCCGCTCGGTGTCGTGGGCGCGGTGGTGCCCTGGAACTTCCCCCTGGACCTGGCGAGTTGGAAGCTGGCCCCGGCCCTCGCCGCGGGCAACAGCGTCGTGCTGAAGCCGGCCGAGCAGTCACCGCTGTCGGCGCTGCGGCTCGCCGAACTGGCCGTCGAGGCCGGGCTGCCCGACGGCGTGCTCAATGTCGTACCCGGCCCGGGGGAGACGACAGGACGCGCCCTCGGCCTCCACCCGGACGTGGACACCCTGGTTTTCACCGGCTCCACCGCCGTGGCCAAGCGGTTCCTCGCCTACGCGGCCGAGTCCAACATGAAACAGGTCTGGCCCGAGGCGGGCGGCAAGAGCCCCAACCTGGTCTTCGCCGACGCCGACCTGGAGGCCGCCGCGGAACGCGCCGCCTGGGGCTTCGCCTACAACGCCGGGCAGGTGTGCTCCGCCAACACCCGGCTGCTGGTGGAGGCCTCCGTCCTGGAGGAGTTCACCGCCAGGGTCGCCGACCACGCCCGCGGCTGGCTGCCGGGCGACCCGCTCGACCCGGCGACCCGCCTCGGCCCGCTCGTCGACGAGGCCCAGGTGGTGCGCGTCCTCGACGCCGTACGGTCCTCGGGCGGCACCCTGGTCTGCGGCGGCACGCGCCCCGACCGGGACGGCGCCTACCTCGACCCCACCGTGGTCACCGGACTCGCGCCCGACGCCCCGCTGGTACGGGAGGAACTGTTCGGCCCCGTGCTGACCGTGCTGCCCTTCCACGACGAGGCCGAGGCCGTCCGCCTGGCCGACGACTCCGCCTACGGCCTGGCCGCCTCCGTGTGGACCAGGGACCTCGGCCGGGCCCACCGGGTCGCCGACGCCCTGCGGGCGGGCACCGTGTCCGTCAACACCGTCGACGCGCTCAGCCCGGTCACGCCCTTCGGCGGATTCAAGCAGTCAGGACACGGCCGTGACCTCTCCCTGCACTCCTTCGACAAGTACACCGGCCTGAAGACCACCTGGATCGCCTACGGCTGA
- a CDS encoding aminotransferase family protein has product MNLDAADLTRLDRAHIIHPYLPGSATERVIMTEGSGCRLTDTEGRSYLDATGGLWLAQVGHGRTELADVAHRQMRKLEYFTSFWEFSNERAIELATRLARMAPDPLNHVYFTSGGSEGNEAAIKMARYYHHRRGDTDRTWILARSKAYHGIGYGGGSATGFPLYHEGFAPMMPHVSHLTPPWPYRSELYGDRPLSPEEVTDFLVRELEERIAEIGPSRIAAMIGEPIMGVGGMLVPPSDYWPRVREVLDRHGILLIFDEVVTAYGRVGDWFAAQHFGVTPDIIVTAKGITSGYVPLGALLVGDHVAEVLLREHGFPMGYTYNGHPVATAVAAANLDIIDKEGLLGRATSMGAFLHGELEAQLGELPIVGEIRSVGMMLAVELVQDRDTRTPLPLLPEQMPHDVIRRETGVIVRDSAHSLVLSPPLIMTEAEAKEAAGALRSVLERTEPSGEIRAA; this is encoded by the coding sequence ATGAACCTCGACGCCGCGGACCTCACCCGCCTGGACCGAGCGCACATCATCCACCCCTATCTGCCGGGCAGCGCCACCGAGCGGGTCATCATGACGGAGGGCTCCGGCTGTCGCCTCACCGACACCGAGGGCCGCAGCTATCTGGACGCCACCGGCGGACTGTGGCTCGCCCAGGTCGGACACGGCCGCACCGAACTCGCCGACGTCGCCCACCGGCAGATGCGAAAGCTGGAGTACTTCACCAGCTTCTGGGAGTTCTCCAACGAGCGCGCCATCGAACTCGCCACGCGCCTGGCCCGGATGGCCCCCGACCCGCTGAACCACGTCTACTTCACCTCCGGCGGCTCCGAGGGCAACGAGGCCGCCATCAAGATGGCCCGCTACTACCACCACCGCCGCGGTGACACCGACCGCACCTGGATCCTGGCGCGCAGCAAGGCCTACCACGGCATCGGCTACGGCGGCGGCTCGGCGACCGGCTTCCCGCTGTACCACGAGGGCTTCGCCCCGATGATGCCGCACGTCTCCCACCTCACGCCCCCGTGGCCGTACCGCTCCGAGCTCTACGGAGACCGGCCGCTGAGCCCCGAGGAGGTCACCGACTTCCTCGTCCGCGAACTGGAGGAGCGCATCGCGGAGATCGGCCCCTCCCGCATCGCCGCCATGATCGGCGAGCCGATCATGGGCGTCGGCGGCATGCTCGTACCGCCCTCCGACTACTGGCCGCGGGTGCGCGAGGTCCTCGACCGGCACGGCATCCTGCTGATCTTCGACGAGGTGGTCACCGCCTACGGCCGTGTCGGCGACTGGTTCGCCGCCCAGCACTTCGGTGTCACCCCGGACATCATCGTGACCGCCAAGGGCATCACCTCCGGCTATGTCCCGCTCGGCGCCCTCCTGGTCGGCGACCATGTCGCCGAGGTGCTGCTGCGCGAGCACGGCTTCCCCATGGGCTACACCTACAACGGCCACCCGGTGGCCACCGCGGTCGCCGCCGCCAACCTCGACATCATCGACAAGGAGGGGCTGCTCGGCCGTGCCACCTCCATGGGCGCCTTTCTGCACGGCGAACTGGAGGCCCAGCTCGGCGAGTTGCCGATCGTCGGCGAGATCCGCTCGGTCGGCATGATGCTCGCCGTGGAACTCGTCCAGGACCGTGACACCCGCACCCCCCTGCCGTTGCTCCCGGAGCAGATGCCCCATGATGTCATCCGCCGTGAGACCGGAGTGATCGTCCGCGACTCCGCGCACAGCCTGGTGCTCTCCCCGCCGCTGATCATGACCGAGGCCGAGGCCAAGGAGGCCGCGGGCGCCCTGCGCAGCGTCCTGGAACGCACCGAGCCCTCGGGTGAGATCCGCGCCGCCTGA
- a CDS encoding APC family permease, which yields MSSKLSPMDQRAQDDATVLQRSLRRFDITAMGVAAVISFDTVGQIATGGGQAATWTAALALLFLVPYALVFAETGAAFPQEGGPYVWVKLALGRRAAALTTLFYWVTNPIWLGGSLVFIAAETWDRFVFRLGSGTVADYTFKLLFVWAAILTAVVSLRRGKWVTTVGAGVKVLALALFTGTAVLYGMQHGFQGLRDAHFAPTTGGFLALVPILLFAYVGFEAPNAAGEEMHDPQRDVPAALGRSAALAACCYLLPVLALLAVVPAGQVTGIGGFMEGARLVFDVYGAAAGPLLTLTAVMFVFALLTQGSAWMIVSDRMQAMAAADGGFFSRGLGAFHPRLGTPVRTNLLSGAVATLFMLAAMQLADGNAAAVFSVVLTVAVTTLLLSYLVIIPSLVLLRLRRPDAVRPYRVPCGTGGFLLCAGVVLAWIAVGSWSALFPGVLEHLFGLSYDFQDQWGVSRLTFESFTLGTVALLLLVGAVGFAAAHRRDQASRSLTSPRRPSSDAD from the coding sequence GTGTCCTCCAAGCTCTCACCGATGGATCAGCGCGCCCAGGACGACGCCACCGTCCTGCAGCGCAGTCTCCGGCGCTTCGACATCACCGCGATGGGCGTCGCCGCCGTCATCTCCTTCGACACCGTCGGACAGATCGCCACCGGCGGCGGCCAGGCCGCCACCTGGACGGCGGCCCTCGCCCTGCTCTTCCTCGTCCCCTACGCCCTGGTGTTCGCCGAGACCGGCGCCGCGTTCCCCCAGGAGGGCGGCCCCTATGTCTGGGTCAAGCTCGCCCTCGGCCGCCGCGCGGCCGCGCTCACGACCCTGTTCTACTGGGTCACCAACCCCATCTGGCTCGGCGGCTCCCTCGTCTTCATCGCCGCCGAGACCTGGGACCGCTTCGTGTTCCGCCTGGGCTCGGGCACCGTGGCGGACTACACCTTCAAGCTGTTGTTCGTATGGGCGGCCATCCTCACCGCCGTGGTGTCCCTGCGCCGCGGCAAGTGGGTCACCACGGTGGGCGCCGGCGTGAAGGTCCTCGCCCTCGCCCTGTTCACCGGCACCGCCGTCCTGTACGGGATGCAGCACGGCTTCCAGGGCCTGCGAGACGCCCACTTCGCACCGACGACCGGCGGATTCCTCGCCCTCGTCCCGATCCTGCTGTTCGCCTATGTCGGGTTCGAGGCGCCCAACGCCGCCGGCGAGGAGATGCACGACCCCCAGCGCGACGTGCCCGCCGCCCTCGGCCGCTCCGCCGCCCTCGCCGCCTGCTGCTATCTGCTGCCCGTCCTCGCCCTCCTCGCTGTCGTCCCCGCCGGACAGGTGACCGGCATCGGCGGGTTCATGGAAGGAGCCCGGCTCGTCTTCGACGTCTACGGGGCGGCCGCCGGGCCCCTGCTGACGCTCACCGCCGTGATGTTCGTCTTCGCCCTGCTCACCCAGGGCAGCGCCTGGATGATCGTCAGCGACCGCATGCAGGCGATGGCGGCCGCGGACGGAGGCTTCTTCTCCCGCGGGCTGGGCGCCTTCCACCCCCGTCTCGGCACCCCGGTGCGCACCAATCTGCTCTCCGGAGCGGTGGCCACGCTGTTCATGCTCGCCGCCATGCAACTCGCGGACGGGAACGCCGCCGCCGTCTTCTCGGTGGTGCTCACCGTCGCGGTCACCACCCTGCTGCTGTCGTACCTCGTGATCATCCCGTCGCTGGTCCTGCTCCGACTGCGCCGCCCCGACGCCGTACGGCCCTATCGCGTGCCCTGCGGCACCGGCGGCTTCCTGCTCTGCGCGGGCGTCGTCCTCGCCTGGATCGCCGTCGGCTCGTGGTCGGCGCTCTTCCCCGGAGTTCTCGAGCATCTGTTCGGCCTCAGCTACGACTTCCAGGACCAGTGGGGTGTGTCCCGCCTGACGTTCGAGTCGTTCACGCTCGGCACCGTCGCGCTGCTGCTGCTCGTCGGCGCCGTGGGCTTCGCCGCCGCCCACCGCCGCGACCAGGCTTCCCGCTCACTCACCTCTCCCCGAAGGCCCTCCAGCGATGCCGACTGA
- a CDS encoding NUDIX domain-containing protein produces the protein MDVHLILRRDTGDGPEVLLSRRAGAVYAAGLWHLPSGHLDGPHEDVVAALVREALEETGVVIDPADVRAAVTVHHRSPGGLSRTGFFCEVRRWKGDPRIAEPDVCDALDWVRPDALPDGMVAYCRAGLDAYAAGARLAVHFQLPGDAIAYDPGADRLRIVPDMDGPAAGGRPSAPGFGVVQDHREVVERGRRAPARLRAEHPVRPGPRADAGAPPFPRAFGCAGGPAPLRTPRPEETAAGERPGGRGWLPPEEYAETVLKATAFACVYFTDEDDRPLQLRSVYSPTHPWQLVGGTMDPGERPWETAVRECREETGLTPAGPPRLLATVYGLPGAEWPYSTVGLVFDGGRLTMEQLRGIALDPDEHDEARVLPLREWEPLMPPRDFARLSAVARARRTGVAAYFDTWDWGDD, from the coding sequence CTGGACGTCCATCTGATTCTGCGCAGGGACACCGGCGACGGGCCGGAGGTTCTGCTGTCACGACGAGCGGGCGCGGTCTACGCCGCCGGTCTGTGGCATCTGCCGTCCGGTCATCTGGACGGCCCGCACGAGGACGTGGTCGCCGCTCTGGTGCGCGAGGCCCTGGAGGAGACCGGGGTCGTCATCGACCCGGCCGATGTGCGGGCCGCCGTCACCGTGCACCATCGCAGCCCCGGTGGGCTGTCCAGGACCGGCTTCTTCTGCGAGGTACGGCGGTGGAAGGGCGATCCGCGGATCGCGGAGCCGGATGTGTGTGACGCGCTGGACTGGGTTCGTCCCGATGCCCTGCCCGACGGGATGGTGGCGTACTGCCGCGCCGGACTGGACGCCTACGCGGCCGGCGCCCGGCTCGCGGTGCACTTCCAGTTGCCCGGCGACGCGATCGCCTATGACCCCGGGGCCGACCGCCTCCGCATCGTGCCGGATATGGACGGCCCGGCGGCCGGCGGCCGGCCCTCCGCCCCCGGGTTCGGCGTCGTCCAAGACCATCGCGAGGTGGTGGAGCGCGGTCGGCGGGCTCCGGCCCGGCTGCGCGCCGAGCACCCCGTACGCCCGGGGCCCCGCGCCGACGCCGGGGCGCCCCCCTTCCCGAGGGCGTTCGGGTGCGCGGGCGGTCCGGCACCGCTGCGGACACCGCGCCCGGAGGAGACGGCCGCGGGCGAGCGGCCGGGCGGTCGCGGCTGGCTGCCGCCCGAGGAGTACGCCGAGACGGTGCTCAAGGCCACGGCCTTCGCCTGCGTGTACTTCACCGACGAGGACGACCGGCCGCTCCAGCTCCGCTCCGTCTACTCCCCCACCCACCCCTGGCAGCTGGTGGGCGGCACCATGGATCCCGGTGAGCGCCCCTGGGAGACGGCCGTCCGGGAATGCCGGGAGGAGACCGGTCTCACGCCGGCCGGGCCGCCACGGCTCCTGGCGACGGTGTACGGACTGCCCGGCGCCGAGTGGCCCTACAGCACGGTGGGCCTGGTCTTCGACGGCGGCCGGCTCACCATGGAGCAGCTCCGCGGCATCGCCCTGGACCCGGACGAGCACGACGAGGCCCGCGTCCTGCCCCTGAGAGAGTGGGAGCCGCTGATGCCGCCCCGGGACTTCGCGCGCCTGAGCGCCGTGGCGCGGGCCCGCCGCACGGGTGTGGCCGCGTACTTCGACACCTGGGACTGGGGTGACGACTGA
- a CDS encoding alpha/beta fold hydrolase, with translation MSAPTTRPSPRRDIGHYVNDSLRDRYFAACDALYAKGAPARFETDVETSFGTTHVYRYGPTDPADESRTAIVLIHGAGGCSAQWYPNTPGLSAERPVYALDTPGDPGRSVHREPMWQPERAAQWLDEALDALGLDRVHLVGSSYGGWLVLNQAHHRPGRLASVTLLDPGGLEKVGLRFFAWIFVSLFATFAPAALRPRLASWLEQPVIVVPELRAWVKASVRAFRIRRPSPLPLTEDELRTITAPLHLVLGKRSLLVHPKRQLERVPRLIPGARAEIIADTGHVPAIDHPDLLNARMLSFMKDVDIA, from the coding sequence GTGTCCGCGCCCACGACCCGACCCAGCCCACGCCGCGACATCGGTCACTATGTGAACGACTCCTTGCGCGACCGGTACTTCGCCGCCTGCGACGCCCTCTACGCCAAGGGAGCACCCGCCCGCTTCGAGACGGACGTGGAGACGAGCTTCGGCACCACGCACGTCTACCGGTACGGCCCGACGGACCCCGCTGACGAGTCCCGTACGGCGATCGTCCTGATCCACGGGGCCGGGGGCTGCTCCGCCCAGTGGTACCCCAACACCCCCGGGCTCAGCGCCGAACGCCCCGTGTACGCGCTGGACACTCCCGGCGATCCCGGTCGCAGCGTCCATCGTGAGCCGATGTGGCAGCCGGAGCGTGCGGCCCAGTGGCTCGACGAGGCGCTCGACGCGCTCGGCCTCGACCGGGTTCATCTGGTCGGTTCCTCCTACGGCGGCTGGCTGGTGCTCAACCAGGCACACCACAGGCCCGGCAGGCTCGCCTCGGTCACCCTGCTCGACCCCGGCGGCCTGGAGAAGGTGGGCCTGCGCTTCTTCGCCTGGATCTTCGTCAGCCTCTTCGCGACCTTCGCCCCGGCGGCGCTGCGCCCACGTCTCGCCTCCTGGCTGGAACAGCCGGTCATCGTGGTTCCCGAGCTGCGCGCGTGGGTCAAGGCGAGCGTCCGGGCCTTCCGGATACGCCGTCCCTCTCCACTGCCGCTGACCGAGGACGAGTTGCGCACCATCACCGCCCCGCTCCACCTCGTCCTGGGCAAGCGAAGTCTGCTTGTGCACCCCAAGCGGCAACTGGAGCGCGTGCCGCGTCTGATTCCCGGAGCCCGCGCCGAGATCATCGCCGACACCGGCCACGTCCCCGCGATCGACCACCCCGACCTGCTCAACGCCCGGATGCTGAGCTTCATGAAGGACGTCGACATCGCGTGA
- a CDS encoding TetR/AcrR family transcriptional regulator, translating to MPKLVDHEERRTQIAEALIRVAGRRGLHAVGMRDVAAEAGVSLRLVQYYFQTKEKLLFYGLQHLTDLFTARVSARLHPVAQDPGPRATIEALLLASLPTDEESRTFHLLYTSYAILSVTDGALAAQPFIDNPDAAESALTHLLRQAQESGLADRDIDARTEAISLLAMAAGLGTSIIVGQREPASAIAVLRHHLDRIFTGSGTSS from the coding sequence ATGCCAAAGCTCGTGGACCACGAGGAACGGCGCACCCAGATCGCCGAGGCGCTCATCCGGGTCGCCGGGCGGCGCGGACTGCACGCGGTCGGCATGCGCGACGTCGCCGCCGAGGCCGGAGTGTCACTGCGCCTGGTGCAGTACTACTTCCAGACCAAGGAGAAGCTGCTCTTCTACGGACTGCAGCATCTGACCGACCTCTTCACCGCACGCGTGAGCGCCCGCCTTCACCCCGTCGCTCAGGACCCGGGCCCGCGCGCGACCATCGAGGCGTTGCTCCTGGCCTCACTCCCGACCGACGAGGAGAGCCGCACCTTCCATCTCCTCTACACCTCGTACGCGATCCTGTCCGTGACCGACGGTGCGCTCGCCGCCCAGCCCTTCATCGACAACCCCGACGCCGCCGAGAGCGCCCTGACCCACCTGCTGCGACAAGCACAGGAATCCGGCCTGGCCGACCGTGACATCGACGCCCGCACCGAGGCGATCAGCCTTCTGGCCATGGCGGCGGGCCTGGGAACCAGCATCATCGTCGGCCAGCGGGAACCGGCATCGGCCATCGCGGTACTGCGCCACCACCTGGACCGCATCTTCACGGGAAGCGGTACGAGTTCGTAG